TTAAAATAATTCAGATGTTGGTTCGATCATGTTCATATACGGATGTTATCAATGAAAATGGGGGACCTGACTTTTAGGACAAGCCAATAAGTAGTCACGTATTCCACTCCATCACAGCTAACACGCTCGATGTCATTGTCAATATAACTCGCGTATTGGTGGTTATCATCATATTGGAAAATTCGACAAAAAATAGTCCGTCGCAGTCTTCTGGTTGGTAACGATTGTTACGTTCCTCCTTTCAAGATTGTTGCGGAACAGTACGATGTTGCTTGATAATTATGAAACGTTTTGTTACGATTATGTATAAAATGTTGATATGTTATCTAGTCAACTAGATTACTTACTTAACAATATACTCATGATCGGTAATCTTGTCAACTAGTTTACTACATTATTTCGGAGGGGTTTTTGTGGCTATTCGTTTTTCGCTTGACAAGATAATGAAAGAGCGCGGACTTGAGCAAAAGGATATTGTTCAGATCACCGGCATAAACCGCAACACTGTAAAGGCCCTAGCACTTAATGCTAACGCCCGTATCGACTTTCCAACGCTAAACACACTTTGCGAAAAGCTGGATGTGCTTCCTGGAGATCTGATTGAATACATACCGGAAAATAATAGGGGGGGCTAAAATACTGATCTTATGTATCTATATTTTAAAAGACAGGAGCACATACATATGACTTCACTATATGAGGCCAAACCAAAAGATCTTCTTTTTTTGGAGCCTCTCTACCGAAAAATTAAGATCAATACAAAAATGTCCCTTGAAGATGATTATGAAACAGTTTATGACGAACCTGGAGAAGAACCAATCCATGTCTATTCATTGACTAACTATTTGCAAAACAAAGACATAACTTTCTTAAAAAAACTTATAACAGGAAAAATAAACACATATTATTACTGCCCAGAATGTGAAAAAGAAGTGTACATAAATTCTGAAAAAATCCAATTAGACAAAGAATTTGATAATGATATTATAAGTTCATTTCCTAGACCAACTAGTCACAATGAGGATTATTTCTATAATGGAGCAGCAGAAGAAGATTTTAAAGAACATATAAGAGAATTTTTCGGTAAATATCTTGATGAAAGTAATACATTCACTAGACATCTTGTCTGTACCGCTTCCAAAAGACATAAAATTACAGTGACATTCCGTATAAGTCCCGATATGTATATAGAAAAAATCGGGCAATTCCCCGCAGTGTATTCATTTGACAATAAAGCTCATCATTATAAAAAAATATTAACTAAGGAAAATCGTAGAGAGTTTAACAAAGCCATCGGATTAAAATCTCATGGTAACGGCGTGGGAGCGTATGTCTACCTGAGGCGCGTATTCGAAAGACTTTTATATGACAAATTGCATAAAGCATTTGTATCAAACGATACAATGTTACAGGAAGTGAAAAAATATAGAATAGAAGATAAAATAAACGCTGTAAGTCATCTTCTTCCACAATTCTTAGTTAACAACAGCTTTTTATACAATATATTAAGTAAAGGGATACATGAGCTTAGCGAGGAAGAGTGTCTCTCATATTTTGAGCCAGTTAAAGAAGCGATTTTAGTAATTTTAGAGGAAGATTATGAAAAAGATAGAAAAGAAAGTTACCAAAAAGAATTAGGTACAGAATTAAATAATATTCATGCAAAAATAAAGAACGATTAATGATACAAATAATCATTCACATTACGTAGAGATGTAGCGCTGACGAAAATAAACCGTAGAATATTAGTAGATATACTAATAGGGGGCCGGAGATGATCCGGTCTTTTTTTGCGCTCATCCCGCATATTTAACTCCGCGAATATAAAGTTCGCCCTTCACTACAACACTGGCCTCCGTAATATCTTCGATCACGTCGCTGCCGACGAGTTCCGCGCTGATAAATTTGCGCAGTATAAAGTTGGATATCGAATGTCAGCGGACGCATGAAACGCGACTCGGCGCGTATGAAGCGGATTTAGAGCGCATATATACGTAGCCCATTCGTAGGTAATAATCATCTTTAATCAAGAATATATCTTTTGATACTTAGTGACATGTTGCCATGCAAAGAGGCCCCTTCTACATCTGGATACAAGGTTAGATAAATTGATATTCATCCGATTTAATTTAATTAAAATTTGCTCTCTTAAATCATCCTTGATGAGTATTTTATACATTACTGGCTTTGGCAATATAGAATTGGGATAGTTTTATTGTTAAAAAGTTTCTCGTATAGGGTTGTTATCCATGTCTCCAAATCTACAGTCCAAGGATTGAATGAGAACAAACCATTTTGGTTTATCAAACATGCATTCTCGTTTGAGTATGGTTTACTGGATAAAACTCAACAGCAAAAGAGGACAGTTCTCTTACAACCGCCCTATCTAACCCATACACTACACGCAAGTTATTTTCAGTTTTAGTTTCCTAGATTTCTTTACTGAAAGCAAAGAACGCTGCAACATAGGGAGAAAAAGCCCAACAAAGGGGTGGCTAAACCATGGCGCTGCCCGAGAGCCCACCACTCATCATCCACAATATCCAGAGGAGGATTGGAACCTCTCCTGCCTCTTGAAAAAGACTTGAAATTATTTAAGTGCTTATCCAAAATTTCATC
This Paenibacillus xylanexedens DNA region includes the following protein-coding sequences:
- a CDS encoding helix-turn-helix domain-containing protein, with the protein product MAIRFSLDKIMKERGLEQKDIVQITGINRNTVKALALNANARIDFPTLNTLCEKLDVLPGDLIEYIPENNRGG
- a CDS encoding FRG domain-containing protein; amino-acid sequence: MLKDWKLESTLSRVVNPLPATTNLDEILDKHLNNFKSFSRGRRGSNPPLDIVDDEWWALGQRHGLATPLLGFFSLCCSVLCFQ